A genomic window from Companilactobacillus alimentarius DSM 20249 includes:
- the purB gene encoding adenylosuccinate lyase encodes MIDRYVTEQMKPIWTDQNRFQAWLEVEIAAVEGWSKEGEIPAEDAKLIAQNAKFDVAEIAEIEKQTKHDVVAFTRDVSRYLGPEKKWVHFGLTSTDVVDTAYGYLMKQANDIIREDLNEFLEVVKEKALKYKDTVMIGRTHGVHAEPTTFGLVLANWYSEIKRDIERFDHAAKGVEAGKISGAVGSYANVPTSVEKFVCDKLGIRAQEISTQVLPRDLHAEYIQTMALVATSIERFALEVRHLQRTEVREAEEYFAAGQKGSSAMPHKRNPIGSENVTGLARVIRGHAFTALEDMPLWHERDISHSSAERIIIPDTTELLDYILRRFTKITKDLTVFPDKMLEDMNITHGLIYSQRVLLKLVEAGYSREQAYDIVQPMTAKAWDEKKDFRTMLENDSRVTDKLSDADLDDAFDYHWHLRNVDEIFKRVGLE; translated from the coding sequence ATGATTGATAGATATGTAACTGAACAGATGAAACCAATTTGGACGGACCAAAATAGATTTCAGGCTTGGCTTGAAGTGGAAATTGCCGCTGTTGAAGGATGGAGTAAAGAAGGCGAAATTCCTGCTGAAGATGCTAAGTTGATTGCTCAAAATGCTAAGTTTGACGTAGCTGAAATTGCTGAGATCGAAAAACAAACTAAGCATGACGTAGTTGCTTTTACCAGAGATGTTTCACGTTATTTAGGACCTGAAAAGAAGTGGGTCCACTTCGGACTTACATCGACTGATGTCGTTGATACAGCCTATGGCTACTTGATGAAGCAGGCTAATGATATTATTCGTGAAGATCTCAATGAATTTCTCGAAGTAGTTAAAGAAAAAGCTTTAAAGTATAAAGATACAGTTATGATTGGTAGAACTCATGGAGTACATGCGGAACCTACGACTTTCGGTCTGGTTTTGGCCAATTGGTATTCTGAAATCAAACGTGACATTGAACGTTTCGATCATGCTGCCAAAGGTGTTGAAGCTGGAAAAATCAGTGGAGCAGTTGGTAGTTATGCCAATGTTCCTACAAGTGTAGAAAAATTTGTCTGTGATAAATTAGGCATTCGTGCCCAAGAGATTTCAACACAAGTCTTGCCACGTGATCTGCATGCTGAATACATCCAAACGATGGCTTTGGTTGCTACTTCAATTGAACGTTTCGCTCTAGAAGTACGTCACCTCCAAAGAACCGAAGTGCGTGAAGCCGAAGAGTACTTTGCTGCTGGTCAAAAGGGTTCCAGTGCTATGCCACATAAGCGTAACCCTATTGGTTCTGAAAATGTGACCGGATTAGCTCGTGTAATCAGAGGTCATGCATTTACAGCCTTGGAGGATATGCCATTGTGGCATGAACGTGATATTTCACATTCATCAGCTGAACGTATTATTATTCCAGATACAACAGAGTTGTTAGATTATATTTTGAGAAGATTTACCAAGATCACCAAAGATCTGACAGTTTTCCCCGATAAAATGTTAGAAGATATGAATATTACACATGGTTTAATTTATTCACAACGTGTCTTGTTAAAATTAGTTGAAGCAGGTTATTCTCGTGAACAAGCGTATGATATTGTTCAACCAATGACTGCCAAAGCTTGGGATGAAAAGAAAGATTTCCGAACTATGCTAGAAAATGATTCACGCGTAACTGATAAATTATCCGATGCGGATTTAGATGATGCCTTTGATTATCATTGGCACTTACGTAATGTCGATGAAATCTTTAAACGCGTTGGATTAGAATAA
- a CDS encoding glycoside hydrolase family 73 protein, which translates to MPQKRRYTKHRTPRRKSGRKNNNTTVILLAIVALFVISFFGYRRYVQYQNETKVEMVQQKHTAFIKKISPYAVELGQDYGVLPSITIAQAILESDWGTSTLASQYNNYFGIKGDDPANTKVLQTKEYTDGQWVTINGRFRVYSDFRESMKDHTKLLVNGTSWNSQQYKQVLQSKDYIDAAVALQADGYATDPGYTSKIIRVIQKYNLKKYDQGIK; encoded by the coding sequence TTGCCACAAAAGAGAAGATATACGAAACATCGGACGCCTCGACGCAAAAGCGGACGGAAAAATAATAATACAACTGTCATTTTATTAGCAATTGTGGCTTTATTTGTTATCAGCTTCTTTGGTTACAGGCGATATGTCCAATATCAAAATGAGACGAAAGTTGAAATGGTTCAACAGAAGCACACTGCTTTTATAAAAAAGATTTCGCCATATGCGGTCGAGTTGGGACAGGATTATGGTGTTTTACCTAGTATTACAATTGCCCAAGCTATTTTGGAGAGTGACTGGGGAACCAGTACTTTGGCTAGCCAATATAATAATTACTTTGGTATTAAGGGAGACGATCCTGCAAATACGAAAGTTTTACAGACAAAGGAATATACTGATGGTCAGTGGGTAACTATCAACGGACGTTTTCGAGTTTATTCGGATTTTCGTGAGTCAATGAAAGATCATACAAAATTGTTAGTGAATGGTACCTCGTGGAATTCGCAGCAGTACAAGCAAGTTTTACAATCAAAAGATTATATTGATGCAGCAGTTGCTTTACAAGCTGATGGATATGCGACTGATCCTGGTTACACAAGTAAAATTATTCGGGTTATACAAAAATATAATCTTAAAAAGTATGATCAAGGTATCAAGTGA
- a CDS encoding xanthine phosphoribosyltransferase — protein sequence MKELEERIKKDGRVLGKDVLKVDSFLNHQIDPMLMERMGEKFYEHFKDAGINKILTVESSGIAPAVMTGLKFQVPVVFARKHKSVTLSDDLYSSEVYSFTKKTSNHISIAKKYLSSSDKVLIIDDFLANGQAVNGLNTIIDAAGAQLAGIGIVIEKSFQKGRQMIDKSGTPIYSLARITAFEDGQVVFGKEDE from the coding sequence ATGAAGGAACTAGAAGAAAGAATCAAAAAAGATGGTCGTGTTTTAGGCAAGGACGTGCTTAAAGTAGATAGTTTCTTAAACCATCAAATTGACCCAATGTTAATGGAAAGAATGGGCGAAAAATTTTATGAACATTTTAAGGATGCAGGAATCAACAAGATTTTAACAGTTGAATCTTCAGGTATTGCACCAGCTGTTATGACTGGTTTAAAATTTCAAGTCCCAGTTGTTTTCGCTAGAAAGCACAAATCCGTTACTTTGAGCGATGATCTTTATTCATCAGAAGTTTATTCATTTACTAAAAAGACTTCTAACCATATCAGTATTGCCAAGAAGTATCTTTCAAGTAGTGATAAGGTTTTGATTATTGATGATTTCTTGGCTAATGGTCAAGCTGTTAATGGTCTGAATACAATTATTGATGCCGCAGGTGCACAACTAGCTGGCATTGGGATTGTAATTGAAAAGTCTTTCCAAAAGGGAAGACAGATGATTGATAAATCAGGTACACCAATTTATTCATTAGCTAGAATTACCGCTTTTGAAGATGGACAAGTAGTCTTTGGAAAAGAAGACGAATAG
- a CDS encoding ATP-grasp domain-containing protein, whose protein sequence is MTFIAPGKTLGIIGGGSETYIFELEAKRMGFRTILLTSEDSDIATQAADSYLVGTLEDLKNLSELGHRSDLLLYMDENFDSSLLKELAKDFNVVQGADLLEIVQDRYIERTFLNDLNINVPPFFSIVTVDDIKRAIVEIGFPCILKPIQKNQSVLKRHILYNYRDVQRVQKLLKDGTYILEAWIETKSEYSIMVSKGKDGKIHTFPMIQEIYDGEHLMSSFIYKKNNPDVEAEMQRVALLVAQNVNYVGIFGIGFILSDSGVLYVKRIFPGINYSANVYQEATGISQFELHIRAICDWPLPEIFPMVNAATLKIIEGNLPQSLDLLQEKSQWKFNYYTGLKAKNQADRDVGYISIFSDDLEELKNDILTTNIWRVE, encoded by the coding sequence ATGACTTTTATTGCGCCCGGTAAGACATTAGGAATAATCGGCGGAGGCAGTGAGACTTATATTTTTGAATTGGAAGCAAAGCGGATGGGCTTTAGGACTATACTGTTAACTTCTGAAGATAGCGATATTGCGACTCAAGCAGCCGATAGTTATTTAGTCGGTACCTTAGAGGATCTTAAGAATCTAAGTGAATTGGGCCATAGAAGCGACCTCCTTTTGTATATGGATGAAAATTTTGACAGCAGTTTGTTGAAGGAACTTGCTAAAGACTTTAATGTTGTGCAAGGTGCAGATTTGCTGGAAATTGTTCAAGATCGATACATTGAGAGAACTTTTTTGAATGATTTGAATATCAATGTGCCACCGTTCTTTTCAATTGTAACGGTCGATGATATTAAAAGAGCAATTGTAGAGATCGGATTTCCCTGTATTCTTAAACCAATCCAAAAGAATCAATCAGTTTTAAAACGACATATTTTGTACAATTATCGAGATGTTCAACGAGTTCAGAAGTTACTAAAAGATGGAACCTATATCTTGGAGGCTTGGATTGAAACTAAGTCTGAGTATTCCATTATGGTAAGTAAGGGAAAAGATGGTAAAATCCATACTTTTCCAATGATTCAAGAAATTTATGATGGCGAACATTTGATGAGTTCTTTTATATATAAAAAGAATAATCCTGATGTGGAAGCCGAAATGCAGCGAGTTGCGTTGTTGGTAGCTCAGAATGTTAATTATGTAGGGATTTTTGGCATTGGATTCATTTTGTCCGATTCCGGAGTTTTGTACGTCAAAAGAATTTTCCCTGGAATTAATTATTCTGCAAATGTTTATCAAGAAGCAACCGGCATTTCACAGTTCGAACTACATATCAGAGCAATTTGTGATTGGCCGCTTCCTGAAATATTCCCAATGGTCAATGCAGCAACCTTGAAGATTATTGAAGGTAATTTACCGCAAAGTTTAGATTTGCTTCAGGAAAAATCTCAATGGAAATTTAACTATTACACAGGTTTGAAAGCTAAGAATCAAGCCGACAGGGATGTCGGATATATTTCAATTTTTTCGGACGATTTAGAAGAATTAAAAAATGATATCTTAACAACTAATATTTGGAGAGTAGAATAA
- a CDS encoding cold-shock protein — protein MEHGTVKWFNAEKGYGFITREDGSDVFVHFSAIQGDGYKTLEEGQAVTFDIEDSDRGPQASNVVKD, from the coding sequence ATGGAACACGGAACAGTTAAATGGTTTAACGCAGAAAAAGGCTATGGTTTTATTACACGCGAAGATGGTAGTGACGTATTTGTTCACTTCTCAGCAATCCAAGGTGACGGTTACAAGACACTTGAAGAAGGTCAAGCTGTAACATTCGACATCGAAGATAGTGATCGTGGACCACAAGCTTCAAACGTTGTTAAGGACTAA
- a CDS encoding MFS transporter — MLDWKRNFRILWFGSLVTDMGNAITLPFIVLFIDTLGNFNKTELNFFGAAAFSLTYLTKALVAPLWGRLADLKGRKLMCLRASGMMTLTILLVGLSPNIWFLLFFRCLQGAFSGYINNANALMSVSVPKRIQGKVMSKLVTGSITGTLVGPLLGGVLITIIGYRGTFYLTSFLMFLVFLATWVGVHEEFVPISKEELKEVLPIMKKIGWQFFFALFGSLLAIQATTNAITPIISLLVRELNFDGPNIVIMTGIVSAAPGLATILMAGVVGNLIDRLGALKSILIFLSIAIVCLLLTSLIQNVWELIALRFILGISDAALIPSLQILTVRNIPNSIFGRVFSYNQSAQAFGNVLGPMLMAIIAMNLNYKSIFLFSALLELLALLSWWLCLRGQVQLE, encoded by the coding sequence ATGCTTGATTGGAAAAGAAATTTTAGAATTCTTTGGTTCGGCAGTTTGGTCACTGATATGGGCAATGCCATTACTTTACCTTTTATCGTCCTATTTATCGATACTCTGGGAAATTTTAACAAAACAGAATTGAATTTTTTTGGAGCAGCGGCTTTTTCGCTGACATATCTAACTAAAGCTCTTGTAGCTCCACTGTGGGGAAGATTAGCAGATCTAAAGGGGCGTAAGTTAATGTGCTTACGTGCTTCAGGGATGATGACTCTGACAATACTTTTGGTTGGTTTATCACCGAATATTTGGTTTTTACTATTTTTTCGTTGCTTGCAGGGGGCTTTTTCAGGCTATATTAATAATGCTAATGCCTTGATGTCGGTTTCAGTTCCCAAAAGAATTCAAGGAAAAGTTATGAGTAAATTAGTAACTGGGAGTATTACTGGGACTTTGGTGGGGCCTTTATTGGGAGGAGTTTTGATCACGATCATTGGATATCGTGGGACGTTTTATTTGACGAGCTTTTTAATGTTTTTGGTTTTTCTAGCCACTTGGGTTGGTGTACATGAAGAATTCGTTCCCATCAGTAAGGAAGAATTGAAAGAGGTATTGCCTATTATGAAAAAGATTGGTTGGCAATTCTTCTTTGCTCTTTTTGGGTCGCTATTAGCGATTCAAGCTACTACTAATGCAATTACACCAATCATCAGTTTACTAGTCAGAGAATTGAATTTTGACGGTCCTAATATAGTAATAATGACTGGAATAGTATCTGCTGCACCGGGTTTAGCAACAATTTTAATGGCAGGTGTTGTTGGAAACTTAATAGATCGTTTAGGGGCTTTGAAAAGCATATTGATTTTCTTGAGTATTGCGATTGTTTGTCTATTATTAACTAGCTTGATTCAAAACGTTTGGGAATTGATTGCCTTACGATTTATTTTAGGAATATCTGATGCTGCCTTAATTCCATCCCTACAAATTTTGACAGTTCGAAATATTCCTAATTCAATCTTTGGAAGAGTTTTTAGCTATAATCAGTCGGCACAAGCATTTGGAAACGTCTTAGGACCAATGTTGATGGCCATTATAGCAATGAATCTTAATTATAAAAGTATTTTCTTATTTTCAGCTCTTTTGGAATTATTAGCACTATTATCTTGGTGGTTATGTTTGAGAGGACAAGTACAGTTGGAATAA